One Bos taurus isolate L1 Dominette 01449 registration number 42190680 breed Hereford chromosome 3, ARS-UCD2.0, whole genome shotgun sequence DNA window includes the following coding sequences:
- the LRRC53 gene encoding LOW QUALITY PROTEIN: leucine-rich repeat-containing protein 53 (The sequence of the model RefSeq protein was modified relative to this genomic sequence to represent the inferred CDS: inserted 2 bases in 1 codon; deleted 1 base in 1 codon; substituted 2 bases at 2 genomic stop codons), whose translation MLQLVVACPASCAVCTKDATLCHQLTYIVAAPVTTRVLIITDGYLSSIEXTNLSLLFNLALLSLSRNGIEDVRENALHSLSKLQSLLLGHNXISSSSLTDHTFSKLRRLQVLALSHNALHTLQGSWFXNTRGLTWLQLDGNQITNLTDSSVGGTRLHSLRHLDLSNNFISFIGKDAFRPLPQLQEVDLSRNRLAHMPDVFTPLKQLIHLSLDKNQWNCTCALYSLAQFLRNYIKSSARTLRSAKDLSCQPSTMAAATTNSVLRLSETNCDSKAANLTLVLKDRSPLFPGQDVVLLTVLGFAGAVGLTCLGLVVFNWKLQQGKANEHTSENLPCRTFNESLCDHEARNYHAQGYWNCHLTQENEIKVMSIVGAGKEMPLSQESSHQAVQASGSTALDGSFRNLKGKGHGADSTFFCFGGRLLQSGCSEPSGNMAAFNEAGLLTRYCPQRVEGWRNHEPGEGQPQTLPQHVTRMTDISSDTFSRRYATSASALARGSLEKHLTNESWQPPMEKGDNGLQPHRQRHFITGSSSKPCEPEEHSVQRILQKHRSKYDDPCRLLTQSSPGYFQPNNSLICKYVPCDQFQDYMKEKKPNCRKHSKPKKEQIQINRAIEKFLLSENNMELSGLSTKIKKTYSPKKVSFHHPDLIEKNSLVMSSKTSSHWKEQKNESNLTNLDLKKCSNPCERNKGGKGLTDPQILKKKRTNPADFKGKSKAQNLRIKLNLSPFRKVRVHPEKSLPDLPKKLKRASLPPDKFSTASEKEARVNLEPSADFCQQSEGNNYVKFTAKRLPLKHAPKQTPYYRKNMKKPSLLSANDLSVANQSSMEGTCHPTGHIPNGDPSTLTQPTPTVAEHGHSHSSFSTEHVRGTACIVMGIPSYLPATLENIGRDVLSSHHSRGATDQGATEPTEHIEQDKLKTSELSQFSMSLGNQISRTDTYEEHTLNQKQTLKHTEQLSSHEQLGNEKTLMTKPKISHPIVESCVMDEGNDVETKLPKTETFDCSPVPQTQSKGNLTFMKTNFIPYQNRIMLPKDISTSLSTQAIWPLTNSSEKGIDSINALPRDDGAEALEIKIVGKDEKKRLDESTADSSMLIRTTQMTLNGTRDEKQQTWENGKSENHVFFDSDSVEATKDLRMMSPHETQNRLPCSEIDLKINSNMHYLKEVQNIQPDTDITGTHKKGAMTGETLPESKDISFEAENEVPLIPRRINEAENSAPKPTLYPPAAEYVNSSPLEAEQSEHNNSNSNPFLLQLS comes from the exons ATGCTGCAGCTGGTGGTAGCCTGCCCTGCGTCATGTGCGGTGTGCACCAAAGATGCAACTCTCTGTCACCAACTAACCTATATAGTAG CAGCCCCTGTGACCACGAGGGTTTTAATCATCACTGATGGATATCTCTCCTCTATAGA TACAAATCTGTCCCTCTTGTTTAATCTTGCCCTGCTCTCTTTGAGCAGAAATGGCATCGAGGATGTTCGGGAAAATGCCTTGCACAGCCTTTCAAAGTTGCAGTCGTTGTTGCTGGGGCACAACTGAATATCCAGCTCTTCACTCACCGATCACACCTTCAGCAAGCTTCGCAGACTGCAGGTGCTGGCGCTCAGCCACAACGCCCTCCACACCCTGCAAGGGTCTTGGTTCTGAAACACCAGGGGCCTGACCTGGCTCCAGCTGGATGGGAATCAGATCACTAATCTGACGGACAGTTCTGTTGGAGGCACACGTCTCCACAGTCTCAGGCATCTGGATTTATCtaacaattttatttcctttattgggAAAGATGCCTTCCGGCCCCTGCCTCAACTACAGGAAGTAGACCTTTCTCGAAATAGGTTGGCCCACATGCCGGATGTTTTTACTCCCTTGAAGCAGTTAATCCATCTGAGTTTAGATAAGAACCAGTGGAACTGCACTTGTGCTCTCTACTCGCTTGCCCAATTCTTAAGAAACTACATAAAGTCTTCTGCTCGCACGCTCAGGAGCGCCAAGGACCTAAGTTGTCAGCCGTCCACCATGGCTGCAGCCACTACCAACAGTGTACTAAGGCTGTCTGAGACCAACTGTGATTCCAAGGCTGCCAACCTCACTCTGGTTCTAAAGGACAGAAGTCCCCTCTTCCCAGGGCAGGATGTGGTCCTGCTGACTGTCCTTGGCTTTGCAG GAGCTGTTGGTCTCACTTGCCTAGGTTTAGTTGTATTTAACTGGAAACTTCAACAAGGCAAAGCAAATGAACACACATCAGAAAACCTTCCTTGCAGAACCTTCAATGAATCCCTGTGTGATCATGAGGCAAGAAATTACCACGCTCAGGGATACTGGAACTGCCACTTAACTCAGGAAAACGAGATAAAGGTCATGTCCATTGTGGGGGCCGGAAAGGAAATGCCACTTTCACAGGAAAGCAGCCATCAAGCAGTACAGGCCTCTGGCTCCACAGCCCTTGACGGATCATTTAGAAACCTGAAAGGGAAGGGCCATGGGGCAGACAGCACTTTCTTCTGCTTTGGTGGCAGATTGCTGCAGTCAGGATGTTCAGAGCCTTCTGGGAATATGGCAGCTTTTAATGAAGCTGGCTTACTTACAAGATATTGTCCACAGAGAGTTGAAGGGTGGAGGAATCATGAGCCTGGGGAAGGCCAACCTCAAACTTTGCCACAGCATGTAACAAGAATGACAG ATATCAGCAGTGACACATTTAGTAGAAGATATGCAACATCGGCTTCAGCCTTGGCAAGAGGAAGTCTtgaaaagcatttaacaaatgaATCATGGCAGCCTCCAATGGAAAAAGGAGACAATGGCTTACAACCTCACAGGCAGAGACATTTTATTACAGGCTCATCATCCAAGCCTTGTGAGCCTGAGGAACACTCTGTACAAAGGATCTTGCAAAAACACAGGTCAAAATATGATGATCCTTGTAGACTGTTAACACAGAGCAGTCCTGGGTATTTTCAGCCAAATAATTCTCTTATCTGTAAATATGTGCCCTGTGATCAATTTCAAGAttacatgaaagaaaagaagccaaattGTCGAAAACATTCAAAGCCCAAGAAGGAGCAAATCCAAATTAACAGAGCAATAGAAAAATTCCTCCTGAGTGAGAACAACATGGAGTTATCAGGGTTATCaacaaaaatcaagaaaacataTTCCCCTAAGAAGGTTAGCTTCCATCATCctgatttaatagaaaaaaatagtttggtgatgtcatccaaaacATCAAGCCATTGGAAAGagcagaaaaatgaaagtaaCCTGACCAACTTGGATCTCAAAAAATGTAGCAACCCTtgtgaaagaaacaaaggaggaaaggggCTTACTGATCCAcagattctgaaaaagaagagaaccaaTCCAGCTGACTTCAAAGGGAAAAGTAAAGcacaaaatttaagaataaaattaaatttaagcccttttagaaaagtcagagtcCATCCAGAAAAATCCTTGCCAGATCTCCCAAAGAAACTCAAACGAGCATCATTACCTCCTGATAAATTCTCCACAGCTTCTGAGAAAGAAGCCAGAGTAAACCTTGAGCCCTCTGCAGATTTTTGCCAACAGTCAGAAGGTAACAACTATGTTAAATTCACTGCAAAGAGGCTGCCTCTCAAACATGCCCCCAAGCAGACCCCATATTAcagaaaaaacatgaaaaagcCTTCTCTGCTCAGTGCTAACGACTTGTCTGTGGCCAACCAGAGCTCTATGGAAGGCACCTGTCACCCTACTGGTCATATTCCCAATGGAGACCCATCAACACTGACTCAGCCCACACCCACTGTTGCTGAACATGGGCATTCACACTCCTCCTTCTCAACTGAGCATGTGCGAGGTACAGCTTGCATCGTAATGGGCATCCCAAGTTATTtaccagcaactttggaaaacataGGAAGGGATGTTTTATCATCCCACCATTCTAGGGGGGCTACTGACCAAGGGGCAACAGAGCCCACTGAACACATCGAGCAGGACAAATTGAAGACCAGTGAGCTAAGCCAGTTTTCTATGTCCCTAGGGAATCAAATCAGCAGGACTGACACCTATGAGGAACATACTTTAAATCAAAAACAAACCTTAAAACATACAGAGCAACTCTCAAGTCACGAACAACTTGGAAATGAGAAAACATTAATGACAAAACCCAAAATATCACATCCAATTGTGGAAAGCTGTGTTATGGATGAGGGAAATGATGTAGAAACAAAACTTCCTAAAACAGAAACTTTTGATTGCTCTCCTGTTCCCCAGACACAATCCAAGGGCAACTTAACATTTATGAAGACAAATTTTATTCCATACCAAAATAGAATAATGCTTCCCAAGGATATCAGTACCTCTCTGAGTACTCAAGCCATCTGGCCTCTAACCAATAGTAGTGAAAAAGGAATTGACAGCATAAATGCATTGCCCAGAGATGACGGAGCTGAAGCACTGGAGATAAAAATAGTAgggaaagatgagaaaaaaaggcTCGATGAAAGCACGGCAGATTCTAGTATGTTAATTAGGACCACACAGATGACCTTAAATGGCACCAGAGACGAAAAGCAACAAACTTGGgaaaatggaaaaagtgaaaaccaTGTATTCTTTGATTCAGATTCTGTTGAGGCAACTAAAGATTTAAGAATGATGAGTCCCCATGAAACCCAAAATAGACTACCTTGTAGTGAAATAGATCTTAAAATTAACAGTAATATGCATTATTTGAAAGAAGTTCAAAATATTCAACCAGATACAGAT ataacaggtacacataaaaaaggtgcaatgacAGGGGAGACATTACCAGAGTCAAAAGACATTAGTTTTGAGGCAGAAAATGAGGTGCCTCTAATTCCTCGAAGAATAAATGAAGCTGAAAACTCTGCTCCTAAACCTACACTGTATCCACCAGCTGCTGAATATGTTAATTCATCACCTTTAGAGGCAGAACAAAGTGAACACAATAACTCAAATAGTAATCCTTTTCTACTTCAGCTGTCTTAA